One Coffea arabica cultivar ET-39 chromosome 5e, Coffea Arabica ET-39 HiFi, whole genome shotgun sequence DNA segment encodes these proteins:
- the LOC113722690 gene encoding uncharacterized protein produces the protein MGSMGSLKKQLKDAYKGEELYWRQKSRIQWLREGDKNTKFFHTSVQGRRRRNRLNKLQREDGTWTESEEAVSTEVAKYYRNLLHSSDVGDLTEVLNGIPHTISDELNGNLMKPVLDEEIKSVIFSMNPDKAPGVDGMSPLFFQKFWTIIKKEVVNAIQTFFHTGHLLKSVNHTVITLIPKVLNPTSLKHFRPISLCTTMYKVIAKILANRLKCVLHCCICKNQSAFIPGRQILDNIMVSHEYLHYLNNKRHGKDGFMAVKLDMSKAYDRVEWSFLEAIMQKMGFHHKWRTWIMECIRSVSYSFNINGEVKEYVIPTRGIRQGDPLSPYLFLLCSEGFSNLIRQAAETRKISGMKISRHGPCITHLFFADDSLIFCKANKDQATELMRVLQVYALGSGQLINLDKSSILFSKNVSPHLKHEICQVMGNMQSVTQGKYLGLPIVVARSKQQIFGFVKSNIKQRMSKWNNRFLSLAGKEVMLKSVALAMPTYTMSCFKLPSRVCKDLSSLMSNYWWGEANGKNKIHWCSWRKLTQSKNMGGLGFKDLMAFNAALLGKQVWRLITQPNLLVSQVMKAKYFPSTSIFRCKVPNNASWLWRSLMGARELVNLGTRRKIGNGMNTNIWEDSWIPGNLNGRVTTTRDMDNGLHKVHELICHKTWNTNLVFKIFNPQDAERIVATPISLAGKEDRHFWIYGTDGNYSVSSGYKLQVGHEERKHNRIKKETSTSWEDQTQRLWKDLWKLKVKHKQKIFLWKCLNDALPVRALMFGRTKIGDPICSRCGAEMETIEHTLLNCREAKLIWKLAPVQWEGMMEQHGSFRNWWTSISEARNRPEGWQHISLSVHILWQIWKARNELEFNGKKKEPWKTIQKAHQEWLEMVELDIKETRKSTEETSVLHQQIPQLDSEHGTVEVRIGVTSDMANHGLGIGISLRQGDQGFHRGWAIRARSSGSNLVDEAIALKLAMCKAAAELLTEVLFQVQSPQLLNFICTNRVSDIRLATVVDDIIQLRDLFHMCSFCLVRNDKTQLSSKLSIHALGIILDEELWFP, from the coding sequence ATGGGAAGCATGGGTTCTCTTAAAAAACAGCTAAAGGATGCCTATAAAGGGGAAGAGCTTTACTGGAGGCAGAAATCGAGGATACAATGGCTTAGGGAGGGTgacaaaaacacaaaatttttCCATACCTCTGTACAAGGCAGAAGAAGGAGAAATAGATTGAACAAACTGCAGCGAGAGGATGGTACGTGGACTGAAAGTGAGGAGGCAGTGAGCACGGAAGTTGCAAAATACTATAGGAATTTGTTGCATAGCAGTGATGTAGGGGACTTAACTGAGGTACTAAATGGTATACCCCATACTATCTCTGATGAACTCAATGGGAACCTGATGAAACCAGTGTTGGACGAAGAAATTAAATCTGTTATTTTCTCTATGAACCCAGATAAAGCTCCTGGGGTTGATGGTATGTCACcactttttttccaaaaattctggACTATCATCAAGAAAGAAGTGGTAAATGCTATCCAAACTTTTTTTCACACAGGTCATCTCTTGAAGAGTGTTAATCATACTGTGATTACCCTCATTCCCAAAGTGCTTAATCCTACATCCTTGAAGCATTTCAGACCCATTAGTCTCTGTACAACCATGTACAAGGTCATTGCTAAAATTCTAGCAAATAGGCTTAAATGTGTCTTACATTGCTGCATCTGCAAAAACCAATCTGCATTCATACCTGGTAGGCAAATTTTAGACAACATTATGGTCTCTCATGAATATTTGCATTACCTAAATAACAAGAGACATGGTAAGGATGGGTTTATGGCAGTGAAGTTGGACATGTCTAAAGCCTACGACCGGGTGGAATGGAGTTTTCTCGAGGCCATTATGCAAAAGATGGGATTCCACCACAAATGGAGAACCTGGATTATGGAGTGTATAAGATCTGTTTCTTACTCATTCAATATTAATGGGGAAGTCAAAGAGTATGTGATTCCCACAAGAGGTATTCGACAAGGGGACCCTCTATCCCCTTATTTGTTCCTTCTTTGCTCTGAGGGGTTCTCCAATCTTATTCGGCAGGCAGCAGAAACTAGGAAGATTTCTGGGATGAAGATTAGTAGACATGGTCCTTGTATAACACATCTTTTCTTTGCAGACGACTCCTTGATTTTTTGCAAAGCGAATAAGGATCAGGCCACTGAATTGATGAGGGTGTTGCAGGTGTATGCCTTGGGGTCTGGTCAGTTGATAAATTTGGATAAGTCATCTATCCTTTTCAGTAAGAATGTGAGCCCACATCTGAAGCATGAGATTTGCCAAGTTATGGGGAATATGCAAAGTGTTACTCAAGGCAAATATCTCGGCTTGCCAATAGTGGTAGCTAGATCTAAACAGCAAATTTTTGGGTTTGTCAAATCCAATATAAAGCAGAGAATGAGCAAGTGGAATAACAGGTTCTTAAGTTTAGCGGGAAAGGAAGTCATGCTTAAATCAGTAGCCTTAGCCATGCCAACGTATACCATGTCTTGTTTCAAGCTCCCATCTAGGGTATGTAAGGATCTCAGTTCCTTAATGTCAAATTACTGGTGGGGTGAGGCTAAtggaaaaaataagatacaCTGGTGTTCTTGGAGGAAGCTCACTCAGAGCAAGAACATGGGAGGTTTAGGCTTTAAGGATTTGATGGCATTTAATGCAGCACTTCTCGGCAAGCAGGTTTGGAGATTGATAACTCAGCCCAATCTTCTTGTTAGTCAAGTGATGAAGGCAAAATACTTCCCATCTACCTCTATATTTAGATGCAAAGTCCCCAACAATGCATCTTGGTTATGGCGGAGCCTTATGGGTGCTAGAGAGCTGGTGAATCTAGGAACGAGAAGAAAGATTGGCAATGGCATGAACACTAATATATGGGAAGATAGCTGGATTCCGGGTAATCTAAATGGAAGAGTGACTACCACGAGAGACATGGACAATGGGCTGCACAAAGTTCATGAGCTGATCTGTCACAAGACATGGAATACTAATCTGGTCTTCAAGATTTTTAATCCACAAGATGCTGAAAGGATCGTGGCTACACCTATAAGTCTAGCAGGGAAGGAAGATAGGCATTTCTGGATATATGGGACTGATGGAAACTATTCAGTAAGTTCTGGGTATAAATTACAGGTGGGTCACGAGGAAAGGAAGCACAACAGAATCAAGAAGGAGACCTCTACAAGCTGGGAGGATCAAACCCAAAGGCTATGGAAGGACTTGTGGAAACTGAAGGTGAAGCACAAACAGAAAATATTCTTATGGAAATGCCTTAATGATGCACTCCCAGTCAGAGCGCTTATGTTCGGTAGAACCAAAATTGGGGACCCCATTTGTAGCAGATGTGGAGCGGAAATGGAAACGATAGAACATACTCTTTTGAACTGCAGGGAAGCTAAACTGATTTGGAAGTTAGCCCCTGTCCAATGGGAAGGAATGATGGAGCAACATGGGAGTTTTAGAAATTGGTGGACATCAATCTCAGAAGCCAGGAACAGACCGGAAGGATGGCAACACATTTCTTTGTCTGTACATATTCTATGGCAAATATGGAAAGCTAGGAATGAGCTGGAATTTAATGGTAAGAAAAAGGAGCCTTGGAAGACTATTCAAAAGGCGCACCAGGAATGGTTAGAGATGGTGGAACTAGATATAAAAGAAACTAGGAAGAGCACAGAGGAAACATCAGTTCTTCATCAACAAATACCACAGTTAGACTCAGAACATGGGACAGTGGAAGTGAGGATTGGAGTAACTTCAGATATGGCCAATCATGGCCTAGGCATTGGAATAAGTCTGAGACAAGGTGATCAAGGATTCCACCGAGGTTGGGCGATACGGGCTAGAAGTTCAGGATCAAACCTGGTGGATGAAGCAATTGCACTTAAATTGGCAATGTGTAAGGCTGCCGCAGAGCTACTAACGGAAGTGTTATTCCAAGTGCAAAGTCCTCAACTCCTCAACTTTATCTGCACAAACAGAGTGAGTGACATTCGACTAGCTACTGTGGTTGATGACATTATTCAACTAAGAGATTTGTTTCATATGTGCTCCTTTTGCCTAGTTAGAAATGATAAGACTCAACTAAGCTCCAAGCTTAGCATTCATGCCTTAGGCATTATTTTGGATGAGGAACTTTGGTTTCCTTAG
- the LOC113722691 gene encoding agamous-like MADS-box protein AGL29 — translation MVLVRKTRGRQKIDIAKIQNEQHLQVTFSKRRAGLFKKASELCTLTGSEVALVVFSPGEKVYSFGSPNIDAIIEKFEFSTPKSVDASTLLLEAHHRFNVQHLNKQLSILENQLEAKKKIGETLNQLRKVGQIRHWWDAPINDLNLEQLESLHSALLELQNTVRIELEKPIYENTNQVPDLNEINPYGISPLGINTRENEGGAFDLIQSQPPRTKAFAPTAASSRVNTGISSNAWTRALTAEHGPTASLSFAPNASEFDGATMPCYPSQGFNTIHGGLTLFKI, via the coding sequence ATGGTGCTAGTCAGAAAAACTAGAGGCCGTCAAAAAATTGACATCGCAAAAATACAAAATGAGCAACATCTACAAGTGACATTTTCCAAGCGTCGTGCAGGCCTTTTCAAAAAGGCTAGCGAATTGTGCACTCTTACTGGCTCTGAGGTTGCCCTTGTGGTTTTTTCTCCCGGAGAAAAAGTTTATTCATTTGGTAGCCCTAACATTGATGCTATAATAGAAAAGTTTGAATTCAGTACTCCAAAATCAGTTGATGCTTCAACCCTGCTTTTGGAGGCTCATCACAGGTTTAATGTCCAGCATCTAAATAAGCAACTGAGCATCCTCGAAAATCAGTTGGAGGCAAAGAAGAAAATAGGGGAAACCCTTAATCAACTAAGAAAAGTTGGCCAAATTCGTCATTGGTGGGATGCTCCCATCAATGACCTTAATTTGGAGCAACTTGAGAGCTTGCATTCAGCCCTTCTTGAACTCCAAAATACGGTTAGAATTGAACTGGAAAAACCAATATATGAGAATACAAACCAAGTTCCAGATCTCAATGAGATCAACCCGTATGGGATAAGCCCTTTGGGAATTAATACAAGGGAGAATGAAGGTGGTGCTTTTGATCTTATCCAGTCTCAACCACCTAGAACCAAGGCATTTGCCCCAACTGCTGCTTCCTCTCGGGTGAATACTGGCATTTCAAGCAATGCTTGGACTAGAGCTCTCACAGCAGAACATGGTCCTACTGCTTCACTTTCTTTTGCTCCAAATGCATCTGAATTTGATGGTGCAACAATGCCTTGTTACCCTTCTCAAGGATTCAACACCATCCATGGTGGTCTCACATTGTTCAAGATCTAG